One Hordeum vulgare subsp. vulgare chromosome 4H, MorexV3_pseudomolecules_assembly, whole genome shotgun sequence DNA window includes the following coding sequences:
- the LOC123450774 gene encoding probable apyrase 6, which yields MPEPTKPLSPRPSRDLCLGSALLAVVISTLVHLLSPPPQPAPSPRFSVIIDAGSTGTRAHVFSLGPDGRPDLACSAVMRVSPGLSSFAADTARAAESLRPLNEFAKEKVGGEGAVAATEVWLMATVGLRLLEESVREAILVSCRNALRASGFRFEDSWAKVIPGSDEGVYAWVAANYALGTLGMLNDEDFSRYCFSSAYIVALLHDSLGVPLDDKRILGASGAAAAPTHKHRPLLVVLGAFLTCGVFLVLRWRKPKTRIIYDLEKGRYIITRIS from the exons ATGCCGGAGCCCACCAAGCCCCTCTCCCCCCGCCCAAGCCGCGACCTCTGCCTCGGctccgccctcctcgccgtcgtcatcTCCACCCTCGTCCACCTCCTCTCCCCGCCACCTCAGCCAGCCCCCTCCCCGCGCTTCTCCGTCATCATAGACGCCGGCAGCACCGGTACCCGGGCCCACGTATTCTCCTTGGGGCCCGATGGCCGGCCGGATCTGGCGTGCTCCGCCGTGATGCGCGTCTCCCCGGGGCTCTCCTCTTTCGCCGCGGACACGGCGCGCGCGGCGGAGTCGCTGCGGCCTCTGAATGAATTTGCCAAGGAGAAGGTAGGTGGCGAGGGGGCCGTCGCGGCAACAGAAGTGTGGCTGATGGCAACCGTCGGCCTGCGGCTACTCGAGGAGAGCGTCCGGGAGGCGATATTGGTGTCCTGCAGGAACGCTCTCAGGGCCTCCGGGTTCCGGTTCGAGGACTCATGGGCCAAGGTGATCCCAG GTTCTGATGAAGGCGTCTATGCTTGGGTTGCGGCAAACTATGCTCTGGGCACACTTGGAATGTTGAAT GATGAAGATTTCTCACGGTATTGCTTCTCGTCAGCATACATTGTAGCTCTGCTGCACGACAGCCTTGGTGTACCATTGGATGACAAGAG GATTCTAGGGGCATCAGGGGCTGCCGCAGCACCGACACATAAGCATAGACCACTCCTCGTTGTGCTGGGAGCGTTTCTTACCTGTGGAGTATTTTTGGTGTTGAGATGGAGGAAGCCCAAGACAAGGATTATATATGATTTAGAGAAAGGTCGATACATTATAACACGCATCAGCTGA
- the LOC123447099 gene encoding quinone-oxidoreductase QR2-like, with protein MATKIYIVYYSTWGHVATLAEEIKKGAGSVPDVEVTIWRVPETLPEDVLGKMHAAPGREDHPVITARQLAEADGILFGFPTRFGMMAAQMKAFFDSTGGLWQQQSLAGKPAAVFFATGTQGGGQETTALTAVTQLTHHGMLFVPVGYTHGAGMFDMAQVKGGSPYGAGTFAGADGSRVPTDAELALAAHQGKYFAGIAKKLTSVQI; from the exons ATGGCGACCAAGATCTACATCGT CTACTACTCGACCTGGGGACACGTCGCCACGCTTGCGGAGGAGATTAAGAAGGGCGCCGGCTCCGTCCCCGACGTCGAGGTCACCATCTGGCGGGTGCCGGAGACGCTCCCGGAGGATGTGCTGGGGAAGATGCACGCCGCGCCGGGGCGTGAGGACCACCCGGTCATCACGGCGAGGCAGCTGGCCGAGGCCGACGGCATCCTGTTCGGCTTCCCGACGCGGTTCGGCATGATGGCCGCGCAGATGAAGGCCTTCTTTGACTCCACAGGCGGCCTCTGGCAGCAGCAGTCCCTCGCCGGCAAGCCCGCGGCCGTTTTCTTCGCCACGGGCACCCAGGGCGGCGGCCAGGAGACCACAGCGCTCACCGCCGTGACGCAGCTGACGCACCACGGCATGCTGTTCGTGCCCGTCGGGTACACGCACGGTGCCGGCATGTTCGACATGGCCCAAGTCAAGGGCGGCAGCCCGTACGGGGCTGGCACCTTTGCCGGCGCCGACGGCAGCAGGGTGCCCACTGACGCCGAGCTCGCTTTAGCGGCGCATCAGGGGAAGTACTTCGCCGGCATCGCCAAGAAGCTCACGTCCGTACAAATCTGA